One segment of Pseudomonas asgharzadehiana DNA contains the following:
- a CDS encoding extracellular solute-binding protein: protein MKRPLLLLISLALSFCANATITESHGYTQFGVLKYPAKFTHFDWVNPAAPKGGTLRVMAFGTFDTLNPYTFKGSSPVSTPNFLQYGVNELNEPLMVGTGQYAPSGDEPTSSYGLIAQSVEYSEDRSWVVFNLRPQARFHDGKPITADDVAFSYRTLLTEGHPQYRTNLQEVARVDVLNRHRIRFVFKRAGNPLLILRLGELPVLPQHYWKNRDFKATTFEPPLGSGPYRISKVTPGRQLVFERVKDYWGKDMPVNQGFYNYDKVEVEFYRDSDVAFEAFKAGEFDIYIEHQAKNWANGYNFPAVNRGEVIKAQIAHQIPTQSQGLFMNTRRPTFSQTQVREALGMMFDFEWTNRTLFSNAYKRTLSYYPNSEFSATGVPVGHEWLMLSPYREQLPANLFTQPFSLPQTDGRGIPRETMRRALALLGDAGWKLSGQRLVNKEGQPLRFEILLVNPNLERILQPYVENLISIGIDARLRTVDRAQYKQRLDQFDFDMILITLNQTLSPGLEQWQYFHSSQAAIKGSKNYAGIANPIVDHLLEQLLAAQTREEQLAAGRALDRVLLWQHYSIPNWYLNYHRLAYRNRFAFVTTPPYSLGLSAWWLKASEKAQ from the coding sequence TTTGCGGGTCATGGCATTTGGCACCTTCGATACGCTCAACCCTTACACATTCAAGGGCTCCAGCCCGGTTTCCACGCCCAATTTCCTGCAATACGGCGTGAATGAGCTGAACGAACCGCTGATGGTCGGCACCGGCCAATACGCGCCCTCGGGCGATGAGCCGACGTCCAGTTACGGGCTGATCGCGCAGTCGGTGGAATACAGCGAAGACCGCAGTTGGGTGGTGTTCAACCTGCGCCCGCAAGCACGCTTTCACGACGGCAAGCCGATCACCGCCGATGACGTGGCATTTTCCTATCGCACCTTGCTCACCGAAGGCCATCCGCAGTACCGCACCAACCTTCAGGAAGTGGCGCGGGTGGATGTGCTCAACCGTCACCGTATCCGCTTTGTGTTCAAGCGCGCCGGCAACCCGCTGCTGATCCTGCGCCTGGGCGAGTTGCCGGTACTACCCCAGCACTACTGGAAAAACCGCGACTTCAAGGCCACCACCTTTGAGCCACCGCTGGGCAGCGGGCCGTACCGCATCAGCAAAGTCACCCCCGGCCGGCAGCTGGTGTTCGAACGGGTCAAGGATTATTGGGGCAAGGACATGCCAGTCAACCAGGGCTTCTACAATTACGACAAGGTCGAAGTCGAGTTCTACCGCGACAGCGACGTGGCCTTCGAAGCCTTCAAGGCCGGTGAGTTCGACATTTACATTGAGCACCAGGCCAAAAACTGGGCCAACGGCTACAACTTCCCTGCGGTCAACCGTGGCGAAGTGATCAAGGCGCAGATCGCGCACCAGATCCCCACCCAGAGCCAGGGCCTGTTCATGAACACCCGGCGGCCCACCTTCAGCCAGACCCAGGTGCGCGAAGCCCTGGGCATGATGTTCGACTTCGAGTGGACCAACCGCACCCTGTTCAGCAATGCCTACAAACGCACGTTGAGCTACTACCCCAACAGCGAGTTCTCGGCGACTGGCGTGCCGGTGGGCCATGAATGGCTGATGCTCTCGCCCTACCGCGAGCAACTGCCGGCCAACCTGTTCACCCAGCCGTTCAGCCTGCCCCAGACCGATGGGCGCGGCATTCCTCGCGAAACCATGCGCCGTGCCCTGGCCCTACTGGGCGACGCAGGCTGGAAGCTGTCGGGCCAGCGCCTGGTCAATAAAGAAGGCCAGCCGCTGCGCTTCGAAATATTACTGGTCAACCCGAACCTGGAGCGCATCCTGCAGCCCTACGTCGAGAACCTGATCAGCATCGGCATCGACGCGCGCTTGCGCACCGTCGACCGTGCGCAGTACAAACAACGCCTGGATCAGTTCGACTTCGACATGATCCTGATCACCCTCAACCAAACCTTGAGCCCCGGCCTTGAGCAGTGGCAGTACTTCCACTCCAGCCAGGCCGCGATCAAAGGCAGCAAGAACTACGCAGGCATCGCCAACCCCATCGTCGATCACCTGCTGGAACAACTGCTGGCGGCGCAGACCCGCGAAGAACAACTGGCCGCCGGGCGCGCCCTGGACCGGGTGCTGCTGTGGCAGCACTACAGCATTCCCAATTGGTACCTCAACTATCATCGCCTGGCGTACCGCAACCGGTTCGCCTTTGTCACCACGCCGCCCTACAGCCTGGGCCTGAGCGCGTGGTGGCTGAAAGCTTCGGAGAAAGCCCAATGA